The genomic stretch CGTCTGGAATAACATCATCTCCAAGCGGATTGACAGGGGGGGCTGCTCTGTAAACAGGAGGTTTCTCATTTGAGTTGGCTGGAAGGAATGAAAGCAGTTTCTTAAGAGTACTAAAAGCTTCAGCTTCACTCTCTGCGTAGAAATGAGCATTACCTGTAATAGAAGCTTGTGTGACAGCACCGCCAAGTTCCTCCTGTGTGACTTCCTCTCCAAGGACTGTTTTGATTACCTGAGGACCCGTGATGAACATGTTCGATATTTTATTGACCACGAAAACAAAATCGGTAAGAGCCGGCGAATATACGGCTCCTCCGGCACATGGTCCAAGTATTACAGAAATCTGAGGTATGATTCCGCTCATACGAGTATTCCGATAGAAAATTTCACCATACCCACAAAGGGATTCCACTCCCTCCTGAATCCTCGCGCCACCCGAATCATTGATTCCGATAAGTGGTATGTGAGCTTCCCCTGCAGCATCCATCACTTTTGTGATCTTCTTGGCGTGGGCTCTGCCAAGGGATCCTCCGGCCACTGTGAAATCCTGAGCGAAGACAGCCACATATCTGTTACTGACTTTTCCGAATCCCGTAATAACACCATCTCCGGCGAGTTCTTTCCGGTCCATTCCAAAATCTTTCACCGAATGCTCGACGAACAGGTCTGTCTCAAGAAATGAGTCAGGGTCGAGCAGGAGATTTTCTATTCGTTCTCTCGCTGTATGCTTCCCTTTCTTCTTCTGTTTTTCGATAGCCTGTTCACCGCCACCTTTTAGTTTACCTGAAAGGCGAGCAAGAAAATCATTAACTGATTTCATAATCGACATAGTTAGATCTCCTCATGCAATTTTACCGGATAGAATTCAGTATACACTTTCAGTAATATAAGAATTCTCCCTGTTCGAATATCAAAAAAAAGGACATTTACCCTTTTACAAACATTGATTCTACTATTGGTATAAGATAATTCAGTTATGTCACTGAGTGGTAGTCTTGAATTATATCAGTGAAGTAGAATGAGGAGCAGTTATCTACCAGGATAATGTACTTTCAGCAGGTGGTATTTCAATGATAGATAGAGCCGGAATACTCTCTGGAATGCTTTTCTCCCATTCCAGCCCTGCAAGAAGTCTGATTGTGACGAACATGCCGCTTGCAGTTAATCCAAACGGAGTTGTTCCATTGATCTGTTCTCCAGCAATCACTGCCCAGCCACGGTATTCAGCAGTGTCGGGTATCGAATACAATATTACCGTGAAGTGTGAGAGAATTTCAGGATCTGTCCAGTAATCAGCAATCTGTAATACTGTTGAGACTTTGGAATAGATCGGATTGATGAAAATTAAATCCGGTTTATACAGATCTATGAGACTGAAAAGAATTCTCTGCTTTCCCAGGGGATTCTTCCATAAGGAATCCTCGAAATCCTCAGTCAATCCTGACGGAATAGAGATAGTATTACCG from Candidatus Aegiribacteria sp. encodes the following:
- a CDS encoding acyl-CoA carboxylase subunit beta; translated protein: MSIMKSVNDFLARLSGKLKGGGEQAIEKQKKKGKHTARERIENLLLDPDSFLETDLFVEHSVKDFGMDRKELAGDGVITGFGKVSNRYVAVFAQDFTVAGGSLGRAHAKKITKVMDAAGEAHIPLIGINDSGGARIQEGVESLCGYGEIFYRNTRMSGIIPQISVILGPCAGGAVYSPALTDFVFVVNKISNMFITGPQVIKTVLGEEVTQEELGGAVTQASITGNAHFYAESEAEAFSTLKKLLSFLPANSNEKPPVYRAAPPVNPLGDDVIPDDRKRAYCVKELIRGIVDASNFLEVHERWARNIVVGFARLDGKTIGIIANQPRVLAGVLDVNASDKAARFIRFCDSFNIPLLTMVDTPGYLPGTDQEHAGVIRHGAKLLYAYSEATVPKMTLIMRKAYGGAYIAMCSRHLGATFVTSWPSGEIAVMGPEGAANIIFRREIAEADDPEAFRQEKVNEYEEKFSNPYVAAKKGYIDTIIKSSMTRETFIKAFSVADSFEIGHKHGNIPL